In Cytobacillus oceanisediminis, the following proteins share a genomic window:
- a CDS encoding CtsR family transcriptional regulator — protein sequence MRNISDIIENYLKQVLEKSEREIVEIKRSEIADKFQCVPSQINYVINTRFTIEKGYAVESKRGGGGFIRIMKVQSYDHADLIDQLISLVQSRIAQSSAENVIYRLVEEEIITHREAKIMLSVIDRSVLYIDLPFRDELRARMLKAMLTTLKYK from the coding sequence GTGAGGAATATATCCGACATAATTGAAAATTACCTAAAACAGGTTTTAGAGAAGAGCGAAAGGGAAATTGTGGAAATTAAAAGAAGTGAAATTGCTGATAAGTTCCAGTGTGTTCCTTCTCAGATCAATTATGTGATCAACACCCGTTTCACGATTGAGAAAGGCTATGCAGTAGAAAGTAAGCGGGGAGGCGGGGGCTTCATTCGGATTATGAAAGTCCAGTCCTATGACCATGCTGATTTAATTGACCAGTTAATTTCATTGGTGCAGAGCAGGATTGCCCAGAGCAGTGCAGAGAATGTCATTTACCGTCTGGTAGAAGAAGAGATAATAACACATAGGGAAGCTAAAATAATGCTTAGTGTTATAGACCGTTCTGTCCTGTATATTGATCTTCCATTCAGGGATGAGCTGAGGGCAAGAATGCTTAAGGCAATGTTAACCACATTGAAATATAAATAG
- a CDS encoding UvrB/UvrC motif-containing protein: MICQECNQRPATLHFTKVVNGEKAEFHLCEKCAQEKGEMFMLGSGSGFSINNLLAGLLNIQPAFQESGQDPFQQEKVLQCEQCSLTFQQFIKVGRFGCANCYETFKDQLNPILRRLHSGNFSHSGKIPARIGGTIHLRRNIDDLKNNLKEMIAKEEFERAAELRDEIRKLEKQLNADQKGGE, translated from the coding sequence ATGATTTGTCAGGAATGTAATCAAAGGCCGGCCACACTGCACTTTACAAAAGTTGTAAATGGCGAGAAAGCAGAGTTTCATCTTTGCGAGAAATGCGCACAGGAAAAAGGTGAAATGTTTATGCTGGGCAGCGGGTCTGGTTTTTCAATAAATAACTTGCTTGCTGGCCTTCTGAATATCCAGCCTGCCTTTCAGGAATCGGGTCAGGATCCTTTTCAGCAGGAGAAAGTCCTGCAGTGTGAGCAATGTTCCTTGACCTTTCAGCAGTTTATTAAAGTAGGCCGCTTTGGATGCGCCAACTGCTATGAGACTTTTAAAGATCAATTGAACCCTATTCTTAGAAGGCTTCACAGCGGGAATTTCTCACACAGCGGAAAAATTCCTGCACGAATCGGGGGAACCATTCACTTGCGAAGGAATATTGATGATTTAAAAAATAATTTAAAAGAAATGATTGCCAAAGAAGAGTTTGAAAGAGCGGCAGAATTGAGGGACGAAATAAGGAAACTGGAAAAGCAGCTCAATGCCGATCAAAAGGGAGGGGAGTAA
- a CDS encoding protein arginine kinase: MSLERFMNQAISSWMSAEGPDSDIVLSSRIRLARNMKQYKFPTVFSNEEAEAVIEKIKARVEHYSFSKLGEMELLLMDRLQPLQKRVLMEKHLISPHLAENSTYGACLLSENEEVSIMINEEDHIRIQCLFPGFQLSEALSMANEIDDWLEEEADYAFDENIGFLTSCPTNVGTGLRASVMMHLPGLVLTQQMNRIIPAISQLGLVVRGIYGEGSEALGNIFQVSNQITLGKSEEDIAEDLKSVVSQLISQERSAREALAKTSNIQLEDRVFRSYGILSNSRIIESKEAAQCLSDVRLGIDMQYIKNISKNILNELMILTQPGFLQQYAGGPLRPHERDIRRASLIRERLKMEDQELGG; the protein is encoded by the coding sequence TTGTCGCTGGAACGTTTCATGAATCAAGCTATTAGCTCCTGGATGAGTGCGGAAGGCCCTGATTCCGATATTGTTTTAAGTTCACGAATCAGGCTCGCCCGCAATATGAAGCAATATAAATTCCCTACTGTATTTTCAAATGAAGAAGCAGAAGCGGTCATTGAAAAAATAAAGGCGAGGGTGGAGCATTATTCTTTTTCAAAACTTGGGGAAATGGAGCTTTTATTAATGGATCGCCTTCAGCCGCTTCAAAAAAGAGTGCTGATGGAAAAGCATCTGATCAGTCCCCATCTTGCTGAGAATTCAACTTATGGTGCCTGCCTTCTTTCTGAAAATGAAGAAGTCAGCATCATGATTAATGAAGAAGACCATATAAGAATTCAATGCCTGTTTCCAGGGTTTCAGCTTTCTGAAGCCTTAAGTATGGCGAATGAAATTGATGATTGGCTGGAGGAAGAAGCCGATTATGCATTTGATGAAAACATTGGCTTTTTAACAAGCTGTCCAACAAATGTAGGAACAGGGCTCAGGGCATCGGTTATGATGCATTTGCCGGGCCTAGTTCTCACACAGCAAATGAACCGGATTATTCCGGCAATTAGCCAGCTTGGTTTAGTTGTTAGAGGAATTTACGGGGAAGGCAGCGAAGCTTTAGGTAATATCTTTCAAGTTTCAAACCAGATCACTCTCGGAAAATCAGAAGAGGATATCGCTGAGGATCTGAAAAGTGTTGTCAGTCAGCTGATTTCTCAGGAAAGATCGGCAAGGGAAGCATTAGCAAAGACTTCTAACATACAATTAGAAGACAGAGTCTTCCGCTCTTATGGCATTTTATCAAATAGCCGGATCATTGAATCAAAGGAAGCAGCACAATGCTTGTCTGATGTTCGCCTGGGGATTGATATGCAGTACATCAAAAACATATCAAAAAATATTTTGAATGAGCTGATGATCCTGACACAGCCCGGATTCCTGCAGCAATATGCAGGCGGGCCGCTCAGGCCGCATGAACGCGATATCCGCAGGGCTTCATTAATTAGGGAAAGATTAAAAATGGAAGATCAAGAGTTGGGAGGATGA